A window of Apium graveolens cultivar Ventura chromosome 8, ASM990537v1, whole genome shotgun sequence contains these coding sequences:
- the LOC141677370 gene encoding MAP3K epsilon protein kinase 1-like isoform X1 produces MYLCSFHMLGDEIGRGAHGIVYKGLNLENGEFVAIKQVSLENIKDEDLKNIMQEIDLLKNLNHKNIVKYLGSSKTTSHLHIFLEYVENGSLANIIKPANFGPFPESLVAVYITQVLEGLVYLHEQGVIHRDIKGANILTTKEGLVKLADFGVATKLTDTNSNESAGTAYLMVPEVINMSGVCAASDIWSVGCTVIELPTGLPPYYDLGPWTALWQIVQDYRQRLDAKTLLSHPWIQRSRRIVHSPLRDSETSSEQALLSKRSLCSEDAETSSGDNQNSVDNLHAKKAEDSETEFLKVDTADADKDAEHNPLRGIFGDPETSSELHEVSHLTDQDKVLVNDETGSPTFSSKSIISRKVCVEESSNHAENGSSSATSKSQEYSPPKGVEYSRLISSLRPDEPVLVSACQKLTAFFHQSPEQRLGFLTQHGFVPLVELLEVPNIRVICSVLQVLNEITRDSTEIQESACLAGLIPTVMGFAVPGLCCT; encoded by the exons ATGTATTTGTGTTCATTTCAT ATGCTTGGTGATGAGATTGGAAGAGGAGCTCATGGTATAGTTTACAAAGGTTTGAATTTGGAGAATGGAGAATTTGTTGCAATCAAGCAAGTTTCTTTGGAGAATATCAAGGATGAAGATCTTAAAAATATAATG CAAGAAATTGATTTGCTCAAG AACCTTAATCACAAAAATATCGTGAAATATCTTGGATCTTCCAAGACAACGAGTCATCTCCACATATTTCTCGA GTACGTGGAAAATGGTTCTTTGGCAAACATCATTAAGCCGGCGAATTTTGGCCCATTTCCAGAATCTCTTGTTGCCGTGTACATTACTCAG GTTTTGGAGGGTCTAGTTTACCTGCATGAACAAGGCGTGATTCATCGGGATATTAAGGGTGCAAATATATTGACAACCAAAGAG GGCCTTGTGAAACTTGCAGATTTTGGTGTTGCTACAAAGTTAACTGATACAAATAGTAACGAATCTGCCGGGACAGCATATTTGATGGTCCCTGAG GTGATCAACATGTCTGGAGTTTGTGCGGCATCTGATATATGGAGTGTTGGATGCACTGTGATTGAGCTGCCCACAGGTTTACCTCCATATTATGATCTCGGGCCCTGGACAGCTCTTTGGCAGATTGTGCAg GATTACAGGCAGAGGCTGGATGCCAAGACTCTGCTTTCCCACCCTTGGATTCAAAGATCCAGGCGTATTGTACACTCTCCCCTTCGTGACAGTGAAACATCAAG TGAGCAAGCTTTACTTTCTAAAAGAAGCTTATGTTCTGAGGATGCTGAGACATCGAGTGGAGACAATCAGAACTCTGTTGACAATCTCCATGCCAAGAAAGCCGAG GACTCTGAAACAGAATTTCTTAAAGTTGATACTGCTGATGCGGACAAGGATGCTGAACATAATCCTCTTAGGGGTATATTTGGTGATCCTGAGACATCATCAGAGCTTCACGAGGTCTCTCACTTGACCGACCAGGATAAAGTGTTGGTTAATGATGAAACTGGTTCTCCTACTTTTAGCAGCAAAAGCATCATTTCAAGAAAAGTTTGTGTAGAAGAAAGCTCTAATCATGCTGAAAACGGTTCATCTAGTGCGACATCGAAAAGCCAAGAGTATAGCCCTCCAAAG GGGGTTGAATATAGCAGATTAATTTCGTCTCTGAGGCCAGATGAACCAGTGCTTGTTTCTGCTTGCCAAAAATTAACAGCTTTCTTTCACCAAAGTCCTGAGCAAAGGCTTGGTTTCCTTACCCAGCATGGTTTTGTTCCTCTAGTGGAGCTACTGGAGGTTCCAAACATTCGT GTCATATGCTCGGTGCTTCAAGTTTTAAATGAGATTACCAGGGATAGCACTGAAATTCAGGAAAGCGCTTGTCTAGCAGGCCTG ATTCCAACAGTCATGGGCTTTGCTGTACCTGGGCTTTGCTGTACCTGA
- the LOC141677370 gene encoding MAP3K epsilon protein kinase 1-like isoform X2 codes for MFWFHMLGDEIGRGAHGIVYKGLNLENGEFVAIKQVSLENIKDEDLKNIMQEIDLLKNLNHKNIVKYLGSSKTTSHLHIFLEYVENGSLANIIKPANFGPFPESLVAVYITQVLEGLVYLHEQGVIHRDIKGANILTTKEGLVKLADFGVATKLTDTNSNESAGTAYLMVPEVINMSGVCAASDIWSVGCTVIELPTGLPPYYDLGPWTALWQIVQDYRQRLDAKTLLSHPWIQRSRRIVHSPLRDSETSSEQALLSKRSLCSEDAETSSGDNQNSVDNLHAKKAEDSETEFLKVDTADADKDAEHNPLRGIFGDPETSSELHEVSHLTDQDKVLVNDETGSPTFSSKSIISRKVCVEESSNHAENGSSSATSKSQEYSPPKGVEYSRLISSLRPDEPVLVSACQKLTAFFHQSPEQRLGFLTQHGFVPLVELLEVPNIRVICSVLQVLNEITRDSTEIQESACLAGLIPTVMGFAVPGLCCT; via the exons ATGTTTTGGTTTCAT ATGCTTGGTGATGAGATTGGAAGAGGAGCTCATGGTATAGTTTACAAAGGTTTGAATTTGGAGAATGGAGAATTTGTTGCAATCAAGCAAGTTTCTTTGGAGAATATCAAGGATGAAGATCTTAAAAATATAATG CAAGAAATTGATTTGCTCAAG AACCTTAATCACAAAAATATCGTGAAATATCTTGGATCTTCCAAGACAACGAGTCATCTCCACATATTTCTCGA GTACGTGGAAAATGGTTCTTTGGCAAACATCATTAAGCCGGCGAATTTTGGCCCATTTCCAGAATCTCTTGTTGCCGTGTACATTACTCAG GTTTTGGAGGGTCTAGTTTACCTGCATGAACAAGGCGTGATTCATCGGGATATTAAGGGTGCAAATATATTGACAACCAAAGAG GGCCTTGTGAAACTTGCAGATTTTGGTGTTGCTACAAAGTTAACTGATACAAATAGTAACGAATCTGCCGGGACAGCATATTTGATGGTCCCTGAG GTGATCAACATGTCTGGAGTTTGTGCGGCATCTGATATATGGAGTGTTGGATGCACTGTGATTGAGCTGCCCACAGGTTTACCTCCATATTATGATCTCGGGCCCTGGACAGCTCTTTGGCAGATTGTGCAg GATTACAGGCAGAGGCTGGATGCCAAGACTCTGCTTTCCCACCCTTGGATTCAAAGATCCAGGCGTATTGTACACTCTCCCCTTCGTGACAGTGAAACATCAAG TGAGCAAGCTTTACTTTCTAAAAGAAGCTTATGTTCTGAGGATGCTGAGACATCGAGTGGAGACAATCAGAACTCTGTTGACAATCTCCATGCCAAGAAAGCCGAG GACTCTGAAACAGAATTTCTTAAAGTTGATACTGCTGATGCGGACAAGGATGCTGAACATAATCCTCTTAGGGGTATATTTGGTGATCCTGAGACATCATCAGAGCTTCACGAGGTCTCTCACTTGACCGACCAGGATAAAGTGTTGGTTAATGATGAAACTGGTTCTCCTACTTTTAGCAGCAAAAGCATCATTTCAAGAAAAGTTTGTGTAGAAGAAAGCTCTAATCATGCTGAAAACGGTTCATCTAGTGCGACATCGAAAAGCCAAGAGTATAGCCCTCCAAAG GGGGTTGAATATAGCAGATTAATTTCGTCTCTGAGGCCAGATGAACCAGTGCTTGTTTCTGCTTGCCAAAAATTAACAGCTTTCTTTCACCAAAGTCCTGAGCAAAGGCTTGGTTTCCTTACCCAGCATGGTTTTGTTCCTCTAGTGGAGCTACTGGAGGTTCCAAACATTCGT GTCATATGCTCGGTGCTTCAAGTTTTAAATGAGATTACCAGGGATAGCACTGAAATTCAGGAAAGCGCTTGTCTAGCAGGCCTG ATTCCAACAGTCATGGGCTTTGCTGTACCTGGGCTTTGCTGTACCTGA
- the LOC141677370 gene encoding MAP3K epsilon protein kinase 1-like isoform X3, giving the protein MLGDEIGRGAHGIVYKGLNLENGEFVAIKQVSLENIKDEDLKNIMQEIDLLKNLNHKNIVKYLGSSKTTSHLHIFLEYVENGSLANIIKPANFGPFPESLVAVYITQVLEGLVYLHEQGVIHRDIKGANILTTKEGLVKLADFGVATKLTDTNSNESAGTAYLMVPEVINMSGVCAASDIWSVGCTVIELPTGLPPYYDLGPWTALWQIVQDYRQRLDAKTLLSHPWIQRSRRIVHSPLRDSETSSEQALLSKRSLCSEDAETSSGDNQNSVDNLHAKKAEDSETEFLKVDTADADKDAEHNPLRGIFGDPETSSELHEVSHLTDQDKVLVNDETGSPTFSSKSIISRKVCVEESSNHAENGSSSATSKSQEYSPPKGVEYSRLISSLRPDEPVLVSACQKLTAFFHQSPEQRLGFLTQHGFVPLVELLEVPNIRVICSVLQVLNEITRDSTEIQESACLAGLIPTVMGFAVPGLCCT; this is encoded by the exons ATGCTTGGTGATGAGATTGGAAGAGGAGCTCATGGTATAGTTTACAAAGGTTTGAATTTGGAGAATGGAGAATTTGTTGCAATCAAGCAAGTTTCTTTGGAGAATATCAAGGATGAAGATCTTAAAAATATAATG CAAGAAATTGATTTGCTCAAG AACCTTAATCACAAAAATATCGTGAAATATCTTGGATCTTCCAAGACAACGAGTCATCTCCACATATTTCTCGA GTACGTGGAAAATGGTTCTTTGGCAAACATCATTAAGCCGGCGAATTTTGGCCCATTTCCAGAATCTCTTGTTGCCGTGTACATTACTCAG GTTTTGGAGGGTCTAGTTTACCTGCATGAACAAGGCGTGATTCATCGGGATATTAAGGGTGCAAATATATTGACAACCAAAGAG GGCCTTGTGAAACTTGCAGATTTTGGTGTTGCTACAAAGTTAACTGATACAAATAGTAACGAATCTGCCGGGACAGCATATTTGATGGTCCCTGAG GTGATCAACATGTCTGGAGTTTGTGCGGCATCTGATATATGGAGTGTTGGATGCACTGTGATTGAGCTGCCCACAGGTTTACCTCCATATTATGATCTCGGGCCCTGGACAGCTCTTTGGCAGATTGTGCAg GATTACAGGCAGAGGCTGGATGCCAAGACTCTGCTTTCCCACCCTTGGATTCAAAGATCCAGGCGTATTGTACACTCTCCCCTTCGTGACAGTGAAACATCAAG TGAGCAAGCTTTACTTTCTAAAAGAAGCTTATGTTCTGAGGATGCTGAGACATCGAGTGGAGACAATCAGAACTCTGTTGACAATCTCCATGCCAAGAAAGCCGAG GACTCTGAAACAGAATTTCTTAAAGTTGATACTGCTGATGCGGACAAGGATGCTGAACATAATCCTCTTAGGGGTATATTTGGTGATCCTGAGACATCATCAGAGCTTCACGAGGTCTCTCACTTGACCGACCAGGATAAAGTGTTGGTTAATGATGAAACTGGTTCTCCTACTTTTAGCAGCAAAAGCATCATTTCAAGAAAAGTTTGTGTAGAAGAAAGCTCTAATCATGCTGAAAACGGTTCATCTAGTGCGACATCGAAAAGCCAAGAGTATAGCCCTCCAAAG GGGGTTGAATATAGCAGATTAATTTCGTCTCTGAGGCCAGATGAACCAGTGCTTGTTTCTGCTTGCCAAAAATTAACAGCTTTCTTTCACCAAAGTCCTGAGCAAAGGCTTGGTTTCCTTACCCAGCATGGTTTTGTTCCTCTAGTGGAGCTACTGGAGGTTCCAAACATTCGT GTCATATGCTCGGTGCTTCAAGTTTTAAATGAGATTACCAGGGATAGCACTGAAATTCAGGAAAGCGCTTGTCTAGCAGGCCTG ATTCCAACAGTCATGGGCTTTGCTGTACCTGGGCTTTGCTGTACCTGA